From Rutidosis leptorrhynchoides isolate AG116_Rl617_1_P2 chromosome 3, CSIRO_AGI_Rlap_v1, whole genome shotgun sequence, a single genomic window includes:
- the LOC139899260 gene encoding RING-H2 finger protein ATL16-like has protein sequence MDYHDSIKIQQKSTDPSTSGFPVIAIAALCIVATAFLLVSYYFFVTRACFNWQQVNPLRRFSMSRERSTIDPLSSAYSTPLWRVRGLDEFLIREIPICQYTKSVGEQKSLYECVVCLNDFQEMDTLRILPSCSHAFHLDCIDIWLQNNANCPLCRLSISGTTNYPKDLIIAPTSSPQDPQMSPAASNQDFLVIELGEEGNTSRNRQQLRGHSPRNFGGKRKTSRKMHHISIMGDESIVVGEKDEFSVQPIRRSFSMDSAIDRHIYSSVQEIIQNNEIRNNEEGSTRSRSRRHFFSFGNGRGSRNAILPI, from the coding sequence ATGGATTATCATGATTCAATCAAgattcaacaaaagtcaactgatccATCAACTTCTGGATTCCCAGTTATAGCCATTGCAGCACTTTGCATCGTTGCAACGGCTTTCTTGCTCGTTAGTTACTACTTTTTCGTTACACGAGCCTGCTTCAATTGGCAACAAGTGAACCCGTTAAGACGGTTTTCAATGTCCAGGGAACGATCCACTATTGACCCGTTGTCGTCTGCATACTCAACTCCTCTTTGGCGGGTCAGAGGGCTCGATGAATTCCTAATTCGCGAGATTCCAATTTGTCAATATACAAAAAGTGTAGGTGAGCAGAAAAGTTTATACGAATGTGtcgtttgtttaaatgattttcaaGAAATGGACACTTTACGAATCCTTCCAAGTTGCAGCCACGCGTTTCATTTAGATTGTATCGACATTTGGCTTCAGAATAACGCAAACTGCCCTCTTTGTAGATTGAGCATTTCAGGCACAACAAATTACCCAAAAGACTTGATAATTGCACCAACTTCTTCACCTCAAGATCCTCAAATGAGCCCGGCCGCTAGCAATCAAGATTTCTTGGTGATCGAGTTGGGTGAAGAGGGAAATACGTCAAGAAACAGGCAGCAATTGAGAGGTCATTCACCAAGAAATTTCGGCGGGAAGAGAAAAACATCAAGAAAAATGCATCATATTTCGATAATGGGAGATGAGAGTATCGTCGTTGGGGAAAAAGACGAATTTTCAGTTCAACCAATTCGAAGATCATTCTCGATGGATTCAGCAATAGACCGACATATTTACTCTTCGGTTCAAGAGATCATACAAAACAATGAGATTAGAAACAACGAAGAAGGAAGTACGCGTAGCAGATCAAGAAGACATTTTTTCTCGTTTGGGAACGGAAGAGGATCAAGAAATGCCATTCTTCCGATCTAG
- the LOC139899261 gene encoding protein KINESIN LIGHT CHAIN-RELATED 2 — translation MRRAPSRLLQIQKSYKKSSIFIFPKYFTAQFSSLPSINQQDYKTSSNTHLKSCNKTQSLLFSRNLPHFLETPSHNFNTMADPQKPSSQLSSRQRKLNERSKLFEEFEAAKTSDDMIKAFEQMEAIFDKNELGLACLKIGLKLDEEGEYPEKIIDYANRALKIFDENDNGNDLSLPLAMNLQLLGSACYSLSKFNESLGYLNRANRILGKLEEVTSDDGFQIKHVLHAVHLNLANTKNALGRREDAIGNLKKCLEIKEMTLEKDSRELGNAYRDMAEAYVALLSFQDALPYCSKAMEIHKVQLGSNSVEVAHDRRLLGVIYTGLEKHQMALEQNQLSQKVLKNWGLSADLLRAEIDAANMQIALGKFDEAINTLKSVVLQTDKESEDRAMIFVSMAKALCNQDKFVEAKRCLQMACGILSKKEKLSPLEVSEAYMEISMQYETMNEFETAISLLKKAQNMLEKIPEEQHSVGSASARIGWLLLLTGKVQESIPYLEDATERLKENFGSKHFGVGYVYNNLGAAYLELDRPQSAAQVFALAKDIMDTSLGPHHVDSIEACQNLSKAYSAMGSYVLAINFQEKAIEGWRGHGPSANDELKEAQRVLVELKVKASCGPQDKKVLPVHHGRRRSSQADE, via the exons ATGAGAAGAGCTCCATCAAGACTTCTACAAATCCAAAAAAGCTACAAAAAATCATCAATCTTCATCTTCCCTAAATATTTCACAGCTCAGTTTTCATCACTCCCTTCAATCAATCAGCAAGATTACAAAACTTCATCAAATACCCATCTCAAATCATGCAATAAAACCCAATCTTTACTCTTTTCAAGAAACCTACCCCATTTTCTTGAAACCCCATCTCACAATTTCAACACAATGGCTGACCCACAAAAACCCTCTTCTCAATTATCTTCAAGACAAAGAAAACTCAATGAAAGATCAAAACTTTTTGAAGAATTTGAGGCTGCGAAAACATCTGATGACATGATAAAAGCATTTGAACAAATGGAAGCCATTTTTGATAAAAATGAACTTGGGTTAGCCTGTTTAAAGATTGGGCTTAAACTTGATGAAGAAGGTGAGTACCCTGAAAAAATTATTGATTATGCTAATAGAGCTTTGAAAATATTTGATGAAAATGATAATGGAAATGATCTGTCTTTACCACTTGCTATGAATTTACAATTATTGGGTTCTGCTTGTTATAGTTTGAGTAAGTTTAATGAAAGTTTAGGGTATCTTAATAGGGCTAATAGGATTTTGGGGAAATTAGAAGAAGTTACCAGTGATGATGGTTTTCAAATTAAACATGTTTTGCATGCTGTTCATCTTAATTTGGCCAACACGAAAAATGCATTGGGTAGGAGAGAAGATGCTATTggaaatttgaaaaaatgtttagaAATAAAAGAAATGACATTGGAAAAAGATAGTCGAGAGCTCGGGAACGCGTATAGGGATATGGCGGAAGCGTACGTTGCGCTTTTGAGTTTTCAAGATGCGTTACCGTATTGTTCAAAAGCAATGGAGATACACAAGGTACAATTAGGAAGTAATTCGGTAGAGGTGGCTCATGATAGACGTTTATTAGGTGTTATATATACCGGATTAGAAAAGCATCAAATGGCATTGGAACAAAATCAATTATCACAAAAAGTTTTAAAGAATTGGGGGCTTAGTGCTGATTTACTTAGAGCTGAAATCGATGCAGCCAATATGCAAATCGCGTTAGGAAAATTTGATGAAGCGATCAATACTTTAAAAAGTGTTGTTCTTCAAACTGATAAAGAGAGTGAAGATCGAGCTATGATTTTTGTATCTATGGCAAAAGCTTTGTGTAATCAAGATAAATTCGTTGAAGCCAAAAGATGTTTACAAATGGCATGTGGGATTTTAAGTAAAAAAGAAAAGTTGTCACCTTTAGAAGTGTCCGAAGCATATATGGAAATATCGATGCAATATGAGACAATGAATGAATTCGAGACTGCAATTTCTTTATTAAAGAAAGCACAAAATATGCTTGAAAAAATACCCGAAGAACAGCATTCGGTTGGTAGTGCTTCTGCTAGAATCGGGTGGCTACTTTTGTTGACTGGTAAGGTACAAGAGTCGATACCTTATTTGGAAGATGCGACTGAAAGATTGAAAGAAAATTTTGGTTCTAAACATTTTGGAGTTGGATACGTTTACAACAATTTAGGAGCAGCGTATTTAGAATTAGATAGGCCTCAATCGGCAGCACAAGTTTTTGCACTGGCTAAGGATATTATGGACACTTCACTTGGTCCTCATCACGTTGATTCCATTGAGGCGTGTCAAAATCTTTCAAAAGCATATAGCGCAATGGGAAG CTATGTACTTGCAATAAACTTCCAGGAGAAGGCGATTGAGGGTTGGAGAGGACATGGACCAAGTGCAAACGATGAATTGAAAGAAGCCCAACGCGTCCTTGTGGAATTAAAAGTCAAAGCTTCATGTGGGCCCCAAGATAAAAAGGTGTTGCCAGTGCATCATGGTAGGAGAAGAAGCTCACAAGCAGACGAATAA